A section of the Humulus lupulus chromosome 2, drHumLupu1.1, whole genome shotgun sequence genome encodes:
- the LOC133818064 gene encoding uncharacterized protein LOC133818064 yields MIPLLLEKVGFYDRPGINIDLSPYDVAEDDALQLTIAKGVPQQVECDCGIFTTYFAEQLILGKEKEMSKDLDAQLLHQDIAVSLYFHGKKKQEDGYLTNDEFREKLLDRR; encoded by the exons ATGATTCCTCTTCTATTGGAAAAGGTTGGTTTTTATGATCGTCCTGGTATAAATATTGATCTTAGTCCTTATGACGTTGCTGAGGATGATGCTTTGCAATTGACTATTGCTAAAGGCGTTCCTCAACAAGTTGAGTg CGATTGTGGGATTTTTACAACTTATTTTGCCGAGCAATTAATTCTTGGAAAGGAAAAAGAGATGTCAAAAGATCTTGATGCTCAGTTGCTTCACCAAGACATTGCTGTTAGCTTGTATTTTCATGGGAAGAAGAAACAAGAAGATGGATATTTGACTAACGATGAGTTTCGTGAAAAACTTTTGGATAGGAGGTAG
- the LOC133814429 gene encoding uncharacterized protein LOC133814429, giving the protein MEMGTLLMQANKASINEHMLLEEGMSSTTNEGIIVAYIPHLAEEVADFIIEDNTKRKKKLEEIQIVISDYKVNKIEQGQIYKDKNTIKSTLSYYAMLHNFQFKTKRSEPREYLVTCADGTCSWFVKASKYRNQDLFKVRKCIPNHTCSVEIVMEDHRQAKSIIIGELIKNKYKSIKRNYTLNDIMNDMNDDFGVTMGYTKAWRSREKALLLVRGNHGDSYQKLPMYLYMLKQANPRTITHLLTGNEDRFKYLYIAFSNSIKGWRYLRPIIVVDRTFLKNAHGATLFSASTLDSNNNIFVLAFGIADLENYNSWLWFFSKLRDTYGEPEVTFTRLAIVSDRHKSIDNAVHIVYPNAFHGACMYHLLNNLKSKYGNHGEELQMNFIVAAKAYTKTECEHYMRGLDRLVRRIRPYLEKAKYETWERSHSPTKRYTMMTSNIAELLNTALKVARNLPIDILLECLRSLVQKWVWNNSNNANGTFTKVSTTIKNYLRHDIVSKMKYEVLPFNTIKYQVRDEKGTNFTVNIHNRTCTCNRFQEDEMPCGHAVVVIAKRNMGVYDYCAQFYKTETLKVLYEENVHHLPHKDKWNLPQHLDIVVLHPKVTIPAGRPRKKRIKPRGEPKVIITYGKCGQPGYNRKTYRNPPIDKANKQKKQKS; this is encoded by the exons ATGGAGATGGGAACATTATTAATGCAAGCAAACAAAGCTTCCATCAATGAACATATGTTACTTGAAGAAGGAATGTCAAGCACAACAAATGAGGGCATCATTGTGGCATACATACCTCACCTTGCTGAAGAAGTAGCTGATTTTATAATTGAAGacaatacaaaaagaaaaaagaaattggaggaaatccaaatagTAATATCTGATTACAAAGTGAACAAAATAGAGCAAGGACAAATTTACAAGGATAAGAACACAATCAAATCAACTCTTAGCTACTATGCCATGCTACATAACTTccagttcaaaacaaaaagatcagAACCGAGAGAGTACCTGGTTACCTGCGCAGATGGCACATGCAGCTGGTTTGTGAAAGCATCTAAATACAGAAATCAAGATTTATTCAAGGTACGAAAATGCATTCCAAATCATACTTGCTCTGTTGAAATTGTTATGGAGGATCATAGGCAAGCAAAAAGCATCATAATTGGGGAattaataaagaataagtacaagtCAATCAAAAGAAATTATACTCTAAATGACATCATGAATGACATGAATGATGACTTTGGAGTAACCATGGGATACACAAAAGCATGGAGATCAAGAGAAAAAGCTTTGCTTCTAGTAAGAGGGAACCACGGTGATTCATATCAAAAGTTGCCAATGTATCTTTACATGTTGAAGCAAGCAAATCCAAGAACAATAACACATCTACTCACAGGCAATGAAGATAGATTTAAATACCTATACATAGctttctctaactcaatcaaaggtTGGAGATACTTGAGGCCTATAATTGTTGTTGATAGAACTTTCTTAAAAAATGCACATGGTGCCACCCTATTTTCAGCATCAACATTAGATTCAAACAACAACATTTTTGTCTTGGCTTTTGGAATAGCAGACTTAGAAAATTATAACTCTTGGCTTTGGTTCTTCTCCAAACTAAGAGACACATATGGAGAACCTGAAG ttaccttcacaaGGTTGGCTATTGTTTCCGATAGACACAAGAGCATAGACAATGCAGTACATATAGTGTACCCAAATGCGTTCCATGGAGCTTGCATGTATCACTTGCTCAATAATTTGAAAAGCAAGTATGGAAACCATGGAGAAGAGCTACAAATGAATTTCATTGTAGCAGCAAAAGCATACACAAAAACAGAATGTGAACACTACATGAGAGGCCTTGATAGGCTTGTCAGACGCATTAGACCCTATTTAGAGAAAGCCAAGTATGAAACTTGGGAAAGATCACACTCACCAACAAAAAGATACACCATGATGACATCCAACATCGCAGAATTGCTCAACACTGCACTAAAAGTTGCAAGAAATCTCCCTATTGATATCTTGCTTGAATGTCTGAGAAGTTTGGTTCAAAAGTGGGTTTGGAACAACTCAAATAATGCAAATGGAACATTCACAAAAGTGTctacaacaataaaaaattatttgagGCATGACATTGTTTCAAAAATGAAGTATGAG GTCTTGCCTTTCAACACAATAAAATACCAAGTTCGTGATGAAAAGGGGACCAATTTCACTGTAAATATACACAATAGAACATGTACTTGTAATAGGTTTCAAGAAGATGAAATGCCTTGTGGGCATGCAGTTGTTGTAATTGCAAAGAGAAACATGGGAGTGTATGATTACTGTGCACAGTTTTACAAAACAGAAACTTTGAAAGTATTGTATGAAGAAAATGTTCATCATTTGCCCCATAAAGATAAATGGAATCTCCCACAACACTTAGACATAGTGGTGCTCCATCCAAAGGTGACAATCCCTGCAGGAAGaccaagaaagaaaagaataaaacCAAGAGGGGAACCAAAAGTAATAATCACCTATGGAAAATGTGGCCAACCAGGATATAACAGGAAGACTTACAGGAATCCACCAATTGACAAGGCAAACAAGCAGAAAAAGCAAAAGTCATAG